From a region of the Hymenobacter jejuensis genome:
- a CDS encoding type B 50S ribosomal protein L31, which yields MKKDIHPEYREVVFQDTSSDFKFITRSTMTSNDTITMEDGKTYPVIKVEVSSASHPFYTGKNVFIDTAGRVEKFRNRYQKK from the coding sequence ATGAAAAAAGACATCCACCCCGAGTATCGCGAAGTCGTGTTTCAGGACACGTCTAGCGACTTTAAATTCATCACGCGCTCGACGATGACCTCCAACGACACTATCACGATGGAGGATGGCAAAACCTATCCCGTCATCAAGGTGGAAGTTAGCAGCGCATCGCACCCTTTCTACACCGGCAAAAACGTGTTCATCGACACCGCTGGCCGTGTGGAGAAATTCCGCAACCGCTACCAGAAGAAGTAA
- a CDS encoding DNA polymerase III subunit, producing MRFAEIPGQNAVKKLLVQSVQRQHVAHAQLFRGAEGSAAMALALAYATFLNCEARQPNDEDSCGQCASCQKIDKLIHPDLNFILPVTSTKQVPKDAVSSKFAAEWRSFVLENPYQGLNDWMQHIGAENKQGSISKEESLQLLKLVSLKAFEAQFKIVVIWLPELMHPAAANAVLKLLEEPPAATIFLLVSHAPEQLLPTIVSRVQPVVVRAYSEEELVDYLRDVQKVPEVKARQLAQISDGNLGAALAAQDSADSDYFALFAEWMRYCYGLKVDKLLATSDEFQKMGRENQKEFLQYALGLLRKVLLFGIDAKFVPHLPAAEQQFVTGFSRFVSLHNADPITRELNEAHYHIERNANPRMVFMDTSLRVAELLKM from the coding sequence ATGCGTTTTGCTGAAATTCCGGGCCAGAATGCGGTGAAGAAGCTGCTGGTGCAGTCGGTGCAGCGGCAGCACGTGGCGCACGCACAGCTGTTTCGCGGGGCTGAAGGCTCGGCGGCAATGGCGCTGGCTTTGGCTTACGCTACGTTTCTGAACTGCGAGGCCCGCCAACCCAACGACGAAGATTCATGTGGGCAATGTGCTAGCTGCCAGAAGATTGACAAGCTCATCCACCCCGACCTGAATTTCATCCTGCCCGTTACTTCAACCAAGCAAGTGCCGAAGGACGCGGTCAGCAGTAAGTTTGCGGCCGAGTGGCGCAGCTTTGTGCTCGAAAATCCCTACCAAGGTCTCAACGACTGGATGCAGCACATTGGCGCCGAAAACAAACAAGGCAGCATTTCGAAAGAAGAAAGCCTGCAATTGCTGAAGCTCGTGTCGCTGAAGGCGTTTGAAGCTCAGTTCAAGATTGTGGTGATCTGGCTACCGGAACTGATGCACCCGGCCGCGGCCAATGCCGTGCTCAAACTGCTGGAAGAGCCGCCGGCCGCTACCATTTTCTTGCTGGTGAGCCACGCGCCCGAGCAACTGTTGCCCACCATCGTGAGCCGCGTGCAACCCGTGGTAGTGCGCGCCTACTCAGAAGAGGAACTAGTTGATTATCTGAGAGATGTGCAAAAAGTGCCCGAGGTGAAAGCCCGGCAGTTGGCGCAAATTTCCGATGGCAACCTGGGTGCCGCACTCGCCGCCCAAGATTCGGCCGACAGTGACTATTTCGCTTTGTTTGCCGAGTGGATGCGGTACTGCTACGGTCTGAAAGTAGATAAGCTGCTCGCCACCAGTGACGAATTTCAGAAGATGGGCCGCGAAAACCAGAAAGAGTTTCTGCAATACGCGCTGGGCCTGTTGCGCAAGGTGCTGCTGTTTGGGATCGACGCGAAGTTTGTGCCGCATCTGCCCGCCGCTGAGCAGCAGTTTGTCACGGGTTTCAGCCGCTTTGTGAGCCTGCACAATGCCGACCCGATTACGCGCGAACTTAACGAGGCTCACTACCACATCGAACGCAATGCCAACCCGCGAATGGTGTTTATGGATACCTCGCTGCGGGTGGCCGAATTGCTAAAAATGTAG
- a CDS encoding GlmU family protein: MTVLLFDDPDIRQNLLPFTFTRPVAALRCGILTIAEKWQHRLRQEVHYLTEPYLQAKYPAGPVAGAALVINGAICPDDVLVQQIENLQPGQALFCSETLVAAHLSDASKVAELIQDGFADEKEVAEPVTLIREVWHLFLRNGREIREDFDMLTRGRQSQPITDPHTIVYGAENIFLEEGVKIRAAILNAEDGPIYLGKNSQVHEGAIIKGPLALGEGSHINAGAKMRGDNTVGPYCKVGGEVGNSILFGYSNKGHDGYLGNSVIGEWCNLGADTNTSNLKNNYAPVKIWSHARSRFVNTGQQFCGLMMGDHSKCGINTMFNTGTVVGVGANVFGAGFPRTFIPSFSWGGAAGFETFKMPKVAEVAERVMARRHLAYDAVEQGIMQHVYDATAKDRVWERAS; the protein is encoded by the coding sequence ATGACCGTTCTGCTCTTCGACGACCCCGACATTCGGCAAAATCTGTTGCCCTTTACCTTCACGCGTCCGGTAGCGGCTCTGCGTTGTGGCATCCTGACAATCGCTGAAAAGTGGCAGCATCGCTTGCGCCAGGAAGTTCATTACCTGACGGAGCCTTACTTGCAGGCAAAATACCCCGCCGGCCCCGTGGCAGGTGCCGCGCTGGTTATCAACGGCGCCATTTGCCCCGACGACGTGCTCGTGCAGCAGATCGAAAACCTCCAGCCGGGACAGGCCCTTTTTTGCAGCGAAACCCTAGTGGCAGCGCACTTATCCGACGCCTCCAAGGTGGCAGAGCTGATCCAAGATGGTTTTGCAGACGAGAAGGAAGTTGCTGAACCCGTGACACTTATTCGGGAGGTGTGGCATTTGTTTCTGCGCAACGGCCGCGAAATCCGGGAAGATTTTGACATGCTCACCCGCGGTCGGCAATCCCAGCCGATCACCGATCCGCATACCATCGTCTACGGCGCCGAGAATATCTTCCTTGAAGAGGGCGTGAAAATCCGCGCCGCCATTCTGAACGCCGAAGACGGCCCGATTTACCTGGGCAAGAACTCGCAGGTACACGAAGGAGCCATTATTAAAGGGCCGCTGGCATTGGGCGAAGGATCTCATATCAATGCCGGCGCCAAAATGCGCGGCGACAACACCGTGGGGCCTTATTGCAAAGTAGGCGGCGAAGTCGGCAACTCCATCTTGTTTGGCTATTCCAACAAAGGCCACGACGGCTACCTCGGCAACTCCGTGATTGGCGAATGGTGCAACCTGGGTGCGGATACCAACACCTCCAACCTCAAGAATAACTACGCGCCGGTCAAGATCTGGAGCCACGCCAGAAGCCGTTTCGTGAACACCGGCCAGCAGTTTTGCGGCCTAATGATGGGCGACCACAGCAAGTGCGGCATCAACACCATGTTCAACACCGGCACGGTAGTAGGCGTGGGCGCCAATGTCTTCGGAGCGGGCTTTCCGCGCACGTTTATTCCCTCGTTCAGTTGGGGCGGGGCGGCTGGTTTCGAAACCTTCAAAATGCCTAAAGTAGCCGAAGTAGCTGAGCGCGTGATGGCCCGTCGGCACTTGGCATATGATGCTGTGGAACAAGGCATTATGCAGCACGTCTACGATGCCACGGCAAAAGATCGGGTGTGGGAGCGGGCCAGTTAA